From one Rhopalosiphum padi isolate XX-2018 chromosome 2, ASM2088224v1, whole genome shotgun sequence genomic stretch:
- the LOC132922426 gene encoding uncharacterized protein LOC132922426 has product MKTLTASKTCMLYWALVVCSFASAVRTANTSNTTAADTKNNMTVLNSDEDSKETYVDWTKTQPPKTVKSSIEILEYSSTTTSGTPSVTDLNEFTTEVLSSSTSQPKPDNSNNLPVTALPTNDVVTWSKPKERVTTTVPVTTESRKKGLSKTKKWGHPSLSRITHILLSHKSRLQTMEEESKEQLKSPKYKRAKDICIYPDVRKYLLRCQNKAKTTWKTRIQDQYENKQQTKVKTSAEIELEKIEKWKRDQEILEMDSKRFESILDI; this is encoded by the exons atgaaaacattaactGCGTCTAAA ACGTGTATGTTGTACTGGGCGTTAGTCGTATGCAGTTTCGCTTCGGCTGTCAGAACCGCCAATACGAGTAATACGACTGCTGctgatactaaaaataatatgaccgTTTTAAATTCAGATGAGGATTCGAAAGAAACATATGTGGATTGGACCAA gacACAACCACCAAAAACGGTAAAATCTTCCATTGAGATTTTGGAATACAGTTCGACAACAACATCGGGTACTCCGTCTGTTACGGATTTGAACGAATTCACTACGGAGGTATTATCAAGTTCAACAAGTCAGCCAAAACcagataatagtaataatctaCCAG TTACAGCTTTGCCGACGAACGACGTAGTCACTTGGTCAAAACCTAAAGAACGTGTAACTACGACTGTACCCGTAACAACGGAGAGTAGAAAGAAGGGGTTGTCGAAAACGAAAAAGTGGGGACATCCTTCTCTCAGCCGCATCACACATATTTTGCTATCCCATAAATCCCGTTTACAAACTATGGAAGAAGAATCTAAGGAACAACTTAAGag tCCTAAGTATAAACGCGCCAAAGATATTTGCATATATCCCGATgtcagaaaatatttattacg ctgCCAAAATAAAGCAAAGACAACCTGGAAGACCAGAATTCAGGACCAATATGAAAACAAACAACAGACAAAGGTAAAGACTTCGGCCGAAattgaattagaaaaaatagaaaaatggaAACGTGACCAGGAAATATTGGAAATGGATTCCAAAAGATTTGAAAGCATTTTAGATATTTAG